The following are encoded together in the Proteiniphilum saccharofermentans genome:
- a CDS encoding RagB/SusD family nutrient uptake outer membrane protein: MKPIIYSIILVISFYSCSGFLDEDNKAGISNTDLYSTAEGYQTLRVNVYSSLRNIYREAPLVLLAGTDLYQMPRGMTENGIYDYVRLYDTNGDVSSFYSNCYNVLQQVNTAEHYLSIADISEADKNLYQAEYDFLKGFLHFLLIEQFGGIVVNDEYTQSPRMDMPRMSLEASYDYVIGKLESSLAGPLPQTKTDGQICKDAVNHYLAKVYLTRGWDLKNQSDFTKAKEYASSVISSRGGLKYSMEELWSPSNENNEEFIFSIQYDAESITSTTNGNNQESVFGPYLGGNERGHKYMAGSLYPSWALNSWFGKNDARYEATFMLSIWEYYYDYYQGKNIPGVNAITAIYPRAWDRSAEMFEDYIQLTNGVSNGQFNDVTMTDNNNNLIPGAKEFLQKWCPEYANVPPVNALNPNGGNYLRIYPFFEHFPTQKENETYWRSGFNNDFSQPGIKKFDMDRLVVFSQTQSYRDIVLASLSETMLLYAEACIGEENYSEAQTYINSVLARPGNSKDGTPLTVQLPTSQKGALEAYLKESGKELAGQYSGRWPELRRTGMLKDMFYTYNYDYLSGNLGSDPIGEKLYRPIPQSAIDINEGLSSEDQNPGY; this comes from the coding sequence ATGAAACCAATAATTTATTCAATTATCTTAGTAATCTCATTCTATAGCTGTAGCGGATTCCTTGATGAAGATAATAAAGCGGGTATTTCAAATACTGATTTATACTCAACGGCAGAGGGATACCAAACGCTGAGAGTGAATGTGTACAGCAGCCTGAGAAATATTTACAGGGAAGCACCGTTGGTTTTATTGGCCGGTACCGACCTTTACCAAATGCCGAGAGGTATGACGGAGAACGGAATTTATGACTATGTGCGTTTATATGATACCAATGGCGATGTAAGCAGTTTCTATTCGAATTGTTATAATGTTTTGCAACAGGTAAATACTGCCGAACATTATCTCTCTATAGCCGATATCAGCGAAGCCGATAAAAATCTGTATCAGGCAGAATATGATTTCCTTAAGGGATTTCTGCATTTTCTATTAATTGAACAGTTTGGAGGTATCGTGGTCAATGATGAATATACACAATCCCCCCGGATGGATATGCCGAGAATGTCTTTAGAGGCTTCCTACGATTATGTGATTGGTAAGCTGGAAAGTTCCCTGGCCGGTCCTCTGCCTCAAACGAAAACAGACGGACAGATATGCAAAGATGCTGTCAATCATTATCTGGCAAAAGTTTATCTGACCCGTGGATGGGATTTAAAGAACCAGAGTGACTTTACGAAAGCAAAAGAATATGCATCAAGTGTGATCTCGAGCAGAGGAGGATTGAAATACAGCATGGAAGAACTGTGGAGCCCTTCGAATGAGAATAACGAAGAATTTATCTTTTCCATACAATACGATGCTGAATCCATAACAAGTACCACTAACGGTAACAACCAGGAGTCCGTATTTGGTCCTTATCTGGGGGGTAACGAAAGAGGTCACAAATACATGGCTGGCAGCCTATATCCCAGTTGGGCCTTAAATTCATGGTTTGGCAAGAATGATGCACGTTATGAAGCCACTTTCATGTTATCAATCTGGGAATATTACTATGACTACTATCAGGGTAAAAATATTCCCGGGGTAAATGCTATTACCGCTATTTACCCGCGTGCCTGGGACAGATCGGCAGAGATGTTCGAAGATTATATCCAGCTGACCAATGGCGTATCGAATGGCCAGTTTAACGATGTGACCATGACAGATAACAACAATAATCTGATCCCCGGTGCGAAGGAATTCTTACAGAAATGGTGCCCCGAGTATGCGAACGTGCCTCCTGTGAATGCATTGAACCCGAACGGGGGTAATTATTTGAGGATATATCCCTTTTTCGAACATTTTCCAACCCAAAAAGAGAATGAGACCTACTGGCGTTCAGGATTCAATAATGACTTTAGTCAGCCGGGGATTAAGAAGTTCGATATGGACCGGTTAGTGGTCTTTAGTCAGACTCAGAGCTACAGGGATATTGTACTTGCTTCCCTCTCCGAAACAATGTTATTATATGCTGAAGCGTGCATCGGCGAAGAAAATTATTCGGAAGCACAAACATATATCAACAGCGTGCTTGCCCGTCCGGGTAATTCCAAAGATGGTACTCCTTTAACCGTTCAGTTGCCTACTTCGCAGAAAGGTGCGTTGGAAGCGTACCTGAAAGAGTCCGGAAAAGAACTGGCCGGCCAGTATTCCGGACGTTGGCCCGAACTGCGACGTACAGGCATGCTGAAAGATATGTTCTATACCTACAACTATGACTATCTTTCCGGCAACCTGGGATCAGATCCTATCGGTGAGAAACTTTACAGACCGATTCCCCAGTCGGCTATTGATATCAATGAAGGTTTGAGTTCCGAAGATCAGAATCCAGGATATTAA
- a CDS encoding SusC/RagA family TonB-linked outer membrane protein, with protein MNKKNEFKMRLRFSVGLLLLFFCSLSVFAQDRTISGVVRDTQGEPIIGANVMVKGTGIGSATDINGNYTLSVPGPADVLQVSYIGMKDIEVPVTGSVVNITMEEDVASLEEVVVVGYGTMKKSDLTGSISSVSSDRITSIGTSSVMGALQGASAGVDIITNSTRPGASFNIQIRGQNSLQGGNPLYVVDGVIVGDIDFLNPSDIEKIDVLKDASSTAIYGSRGSNGVVIVQTKGSAAQVTRTTVSYDGYYGVRNIARIPDFMDGREWIDFRTSRYYTWDGTNNKYILTASDRNAVTQNSKIVNTALYNEDYTDWLSLGTKSGSQQNHYLNIMGMGGNITYNIGMGFQNEVGNFLLEQMDKYSLNGSINHEINDKFSAGANFILSHQIVNTGSQYGYRDLLRLPNVLKAYDDEGKLIEQPGIAAEIQGDGNFTSSANPLIEIESGSNETRRFDVLASTFLEFRPIKDLSFRTTLSPRFNRTRIGYYREANANRTRNQAANDNREYFDWTWDNVVNYQKSFAGLHNLNLTLISSMYKTQYERLNVYAEDFPYNSEWYNIFNGTVQYGNSNSSYSQTSLLSYAARANYDFAGKYMLTGTVRYDGSSKLANKWAAFPSVAAAWRISEESFLQQQSWLDNLKLRLSYGFSGNNNGVSAYGTQAAPNTGNTVYYDFNGNIVSGFGTGAPVNTNLTWEKTRELNFGIDFAFFNSRVNGTIDLYDKLSDGLLMNRTLTIESGVSSMVDNIGSVNNRGFEVTLNTLNVKTKDWDWRTTLVFAMNKNAIRSLYGRKEDVVNEARFIGKPINVIYDYLVDGVYSHAEWSAMSAQQRTDMGALQPGYARAIDTNGDGKMTTEDRIILGQVDPKWTGSINSSLTYKNFDFGFNIYTRQGVFLDDNFLAEFSPAGNNQRGRPKVNMDYYIPGDVPRFDWSMPFTIDENGQAWAPWGTSTETPNAKYPINGFTGNFYGGNGRYQDASFVKVRNITLGYSLPASLLHRSGISYARVYVNVLNPFTFTDYIGWDPEYATTSLQNGNGPSTITYQVGINLKF; from the coding sequence ATGAACAAGAAAAATGAATTTAAGATGAGGCTGAGATTTTCAGTCGGATTGCTACTGCTGTTTTTTTGTTCCCTGAGTGTTTTTGCTCAGGATAGAACAATCAGTGGTGTAGTGAGAGATACACAGGGCGAACCTATTATTGGTGCCAATGTGATGGTAAAGGGTACCGGTATCGGTTCAGCTACTGATATCAACGGAAATTACACACTCTCCGTGCCGGGCCCGGCCGATGTACTGCAGGTATCTTACATCGGTATGAAGGATATTGAAGTACCTGTTACCGGTAGTGTTGTGAATATTACAATGGAAGAAGATGTTGCCAGCCTCGAAGAAGTGGTGGTTGTAGGGTATGGTACAATGAAAAAGAGTGACCTGACGGGTTCCATCAGTTCTGTTTCCTCTGACAGGATTACTTCGATAGGAACAAGTTCTGTAATGGGCGCTTTACAAGGAGCTTCAGCCGGTGTGGATATTATTACCAATTCTACCAGACCGGGAGCTTCGTTCAACATTCAGATTCGTGGACAAAACTCATTACAGGGAGGCAACCCGTTGTATGTCGTCGACGGGGTTATAGTGGGAGATATCGACTTTCTTAATCCCTCGGATATAGAAAAGATCGATGTGCTTAAAGATGCTTCATCTACAGCGATTTATGGTTCGCGTGGCTCCAACGGTGTGGTCATTGTCCAGACAAAAGGCAGTGCTGCGCAGGTTACCAGAACTACCGTTTCCTACGACGGATATTATGGAGTAAGGAATATTGCCAGGATTCCCGACTTTATGGATGGAAGGGAATGGATAGATTTTCGTACTTCAAGGTATTATACATGGGACGGCACCAATAATAAATATATTCTTACCGCCTCAGATAGAAATGCTGTTACACAGAACTCCAAGATAGTCAACACAGCCCTTTATAATGAAGATTATACCGATTGGCTTTCTTTAGGGACCAAGAGCGGATCGCAGCAGAACCATTATTTAAATATAATGGGAATGGGAGGAAATATCACCTATAATATAGGTATGGGATTTCAAAATGAAGTCGGAAACTTCCTCCTGGAACAGATGGATAAGTACTCCCTTAACGGATCTATAAACCATGAGATAAATGATAAATTTTCTGCCGGTGCCAATTTCATCCTTTCACATCAAATAGTGAATACCGGTTCCCAGTATGGTTACAGGGATTTGTTACGCTTGCCCAATGTGTTGAAAGCCTATGATGATGAAGGGAAATTGATCGAACAACCGGGAATTGCAGCAGAGATACAGGGAGACGGTAATTTTACCTCATCGGCCAACCCGCTCATCGAGATTGAGTCAGGTTCTAATGAGACCCGTCGTTTTGATGTGCTGGCAAGTACATTTCTGGAGTTCAGGCCAATAAAGGACCTCTCGTTCAGAACCACTCTTTCACCCCGTTTCAACCGCACCCGGATTGGTTACTACAGGGAAGCCAATGCTAATCGTACAAGAAACCAGGCTGCCAATGACAACAGGGAATATTTTGACTGGACATGGGACAATGTGGTGAATTATCAAAAGAGTTTTGCCGGCTTGCATAATTTGAATCTTACACTGATCAGTTCTATGTATAAAACTCAGTATGAGAGGCTCAACGTGTATGCCGAAGATTTCCCCTACAACTCGGAATGGTATAATATCTTTAACGGTACGGTGCAGTATGGAAACAGTAACAGTTCCTACTCACAAACCTCTTTGCTGTCGTATGCCGCCAGGGCAAATTATGATTTTGCAGGTAAATACATGTTGACAGGTACAGTTCGCTATGATGGAAGTTCAAAGCTGGCGAACAAGTGGGCGGCATTCCCGTCGGTGGCTGCGGCCTGGAGGATTTCTGAGGAGTCGTTCCTGCAACAGCAAAGCTGGTTAGACAACCTGAAACTGCGTTTGAGTTATGGATTTTCAGGGAATAATAACGGGGTTTCGGCGTATGGTACGCAGGCAGCTCCTAATACAGGCAATACTGTTTATTATGATTTCAACGGGAATATTGTTTCCGGTTTTGGTACCGGAGCGCCGGTGAATACAAACCTGACCTGGGAAAAGACCAGAGAACTTAACTTTGGGATCGACTTTGCTTTTTTTAATAGCAGGGTTAACGGGACTATCGACTTGTATGATAAACTGTCAGACGGATTACTAATGAACAGAACGCTCACGATTGAGTCAGGAGTATCGAGCATGGTGGATAACATAGGTTCTGTAAATAACAGAGGTTTTGAAGTTACCTTGAATACCCTCAACGTAAAGACAAAAGATTGGGACTGGAGAACCACACTTGTTTTTGCAATGAATAAAAATGCTATCCGGAGCTTATACGGTAGAAAGGAAGATGTGGTCAATGAAGCCCGATTTATTGGTAAACCGATCAATGTGATATACGATTATTTGGTAGATGGTGTATACAGTCATGCTGAATGGAGTGCGATGAGCGCACAGCAGCGTACCGATATGGGAGCTCTCCAACCCGGTTATGCCAGGGCGATAGATACCAATGGCGATGGTAAAATGACAACCGAAGACAGGATTATTCTGGGACAGGTTGATCCGAAATGGACCGGTAGTATCAACTCAAGCCTGACTTACAAGAACTTCGATTTCGGATTTAATATATATACCCGACAGGGAGTCTTTCTTGACGATAATTTTCTGGCTGAGTTCAGTCCTGCAGGTAATAATCAACGGGGACGCCCCAAAGTGAATATGGATTATTATATTCCGGGCGATGTACCCCGTTTCGATTGGAGTATGCCATTCACCATCGATGAGAACGGCCAGGCATGGGCGCCATGGGGAACTTCCACTGAAACGCCGAATGCCAAATACCCCATAAACGGGTTTACAGGTAATTTTTATGGTGGCAACGGAAGATACCAGGATGCTTCATTCGTGAAAGTAAGAAATATTACGCTGGGTTACTCACTCCCCGCAAGTCTGCTTCACAGATCCGGTATTTCATATGCCCGTGTTTATGTGAACGTGTTGAATCCTTTTACTTTTACCGATTATATAGGTTGGGATCCGGAATATGCAACGACCTCTCTCCAAAACGGGAACGGGCCTTCCACTATCACATATCAAGTAGGTATTAATTTAAAATTCTAA